CAATATTGCTGTGGGAAAAGCCAACCTGGACATCATGATAAAGCGCTCCAACCACACCCCAAACACCAATGGTACCTCTCTCTCTGCTGCACTCCTAGACTTGGGAATTGTAGCTTTAGATAGATACTTCAGCTCTTTGTGTTATGTTACTATGACTGCCTTTCCCTCCCAGGGACCTGTTCTTGCCATATGCAAGCTCCAAATTCTCATGCCACCAGCCCAAGAACTTTATGAGTTTGTTCCTTTCTTGATGTGCTCACATCTCGTCTCTAGCATCCACAGTCTCTCATAAAGTCATTGCCCTGAATCCATGCTGGGGGAGCCAGGAATGAGGTCCTTGGGTATCTTTACACCTCAATGTTGGTTCCCGTTCATGGGGGAGGGTATTAGAGCTGGGTATCTGAGACCATGACACAGATTCTCGGGCACAATTTCAATTGCTTTTTCAGCcttggtgggagggagaagggcaGGACTAAGCAGGGAAAGCTAATTTCTGTCACCTGTCCCCCAGTACCTCCAGAAGTGACTGTGCTCTCAAACACCCCTGTGGAAGAGGGAGAGCCCAACATCCTCATCTGTTTCATCGACAAGTTTTCTCCACCAGCGATCAATGTCACGTGGCTTCAAAATGGCAAACCTGTCACCACAGGAGTGTCAGAGACAGTCTTCCTGCCCAGGAATGACCACCTTTTCCGCAAGTTTCACTACCTCCCCTTCGTGCCCTCAACCGAGGATGTCTATGACTGCAAGGTGGAGCACTGGGGTTTGGAGGAGCCACTTCTCAAGCACTGGGGTAAGAACCATCCTTCAATCTCCTGTATTTTACGGTTTCCTCCTGTGATGCATGCGTCTGGCCCTTTGGGGCCACAAGTCCCCTAACTGTTTCATAACAACTGCTCCAATGCCTGTTCCTGGTCTCCCATTGCTCAGCTTTCCCCACTTCTAATCTGTAATTCCCTTAATGCGTCATCCTGTCTTCCTCTTATTTAGTTgatgaaaaaatattcttttgactAAGTACCCTATATTTGGTCCTAAGTGCTGCTCCCTACCACATGCGTTATTCTGtactctgatttatttttccccAGAGTATGAAGCTCCAACCCCCCTCCCAGAGACCACAGAGAACGCCGTGTGTGCCCTGGGCCTGATTGTGGCTCTGGTGGGCATCATTGTTGGGACCATTTTCATCATCAAGGGCGTGCGCAAAGGCAACACTGTTGAACACCGCGGGCCTCTGTGAGGCACCTGCAGGTGGGTTTGCTGTGGTCAGAGGAAGACATATATGGAATGATCCAGAGGAAGGAAACAGAGTGAGGGAAAGGACATGTGATGCCTTTAAGGGAAAACAAGTGCAAAAGTCATGGCCCTTGATTTATCTTTGCTGGACAAAATCAGACGTTGCCGTCATCTGATACTCCAAAGCCTCACAGTCCTACGTTCCTTTCCATACATGTGCCCCTAAAACCACACCTCCTGTCTTAGAACTTATCTCCAGGACCTAAAATAATTGTTTCACATTAGAATACTGAGTCCTGTGATCTGGGAAAGTCAACTTCAAGATTAAGACTCCTCCTGGCTTATATTTCCTGAGCAGGATATCTGTTCTGAAGCATTTCCAGAACTTCACTCTTTGGGGTTTAGGGTAGATTCATTGTATGAAatggaaatctcttggaggccaAAGCCTGTTTTTACCCCTCCATTCTGAAAAATAGTGTCAGAAGGTCTAAGAGAAAGTAAAGCATGGTCTGCTCATTCATGCTTACTTGGAAGGTTGGAAAGGTTGTATTTACAAGAGGTCACACAAATACTAAGAGACTGTTCCAAAGTCAAAGGATTAAAGGTGAAGAGGAAGGAATCTGAAGGTAAGAGCTCAAAATATTCATCTTAAACTCTATAGTAACTGTGTGTGTCCTGCTACAGGTAATGGACTTCGTTAAAGAGAAGATCGATGAAGATATTTCTGCTTTAATAGCTCTACAAACCCGGCAGTACCCCAATTGTTCACCTCAGTGATGACAACCATCCTTCAGCACTTCCCAACACTTTAGCTACTCTAAGAGTAAAGACGCCTTCTACAATCTCCAAATTCTAATGTCTAGTTATTCCCTGTCTATTGCTCCTTCTTGTATTGGCTTTCCCTCCGTTTTCCACTGTCTTTTTATTATCACTATGTAATGCCTTTGGAATAGAGCCCATAGGATCCTTTCTCTGCTATGGAACTTTTTGAATGTTCTATGGGCTATCTCTTGTATACTTATTATTTGGAGTTTCTTCTGACTGCAATTGTGATTTTTCTGAATACAATAAACTTTGAGTGGGTCTTAAGTGGAGTTTTTGGTATCTGAGCCAATTCTTCATGGTGGCTGGGGAGTATATGTGATCCTTTCATCCTGAAATGTCTGAACGCTGAATGTATCTTACAGGCTCTGTAGTTAATCAGAAATAGTCCGGTTTATTAGGACCCAAGTCCATTCAGAGGATCTGCCAGCAATCCAGTTGCTGTGGTCTGGTccttatatagaaaaccctagagTAGGGTTTATTTGTTGAGAGATGACTTAGCAACACGTTCATAATCTGGTTTGGATTCTTAAGCCTCCAAATCAATGAGATATCTGGATCTTCAGGAGAGTGAATCTTAAATCCTAAGGAAGACTTCTGATAATGGATGAGACAGATGGTGGGGAACAGATGGTGGTGGAGCAGTGAGCAGAATACAGGAGCGTTCATATACATAACAGGATTTCCAAATCAACACCATGCATTTTAGACTTAAGGAGGCATGAGATTGGACACTGAGATTggcattaccattttcttttttttttttaacatctttattggactataattgctttacaatgttgtgttggtttctgctgtataacaaagtgaatcagctatacctacacatatatccccatacctcctccctcttgcatctccctcgcaccctccctatccccccctctaggtagtcacaaagcacagagctgatctccctgtgctgtgtagctgcttcccactagctatctattttacatttggtagtgtatatatattaatgccactctctcactttgtcccagcttacccttccccctccctgtgtcctcaagtctattctctacgcctgcgtctttattcctgtcctgcccctaggttcataggaagcatttttattttttgattccatatatatgtgttagcatactgtacttgtttttctctttctgacttacttcgctctgtatgacagactccaggtccatccacctcactacaaaaaactcaattttgtttctttttatggctgagtaatattccattgtatatttgtgccacatcttctttatccattcatctgtcgatggacacctagattacttccatgtcctggctactgtaaatagtgctgcaatgaacattgtggtacatgactctttttgaattaatgttttctcagggtatatgcccagtagtgggattgctgggtcgtatggtagttctacttttagttttttaaggaacatccatactgtcctccatagtggctgtatcaatttacattcccaccaacagggcaagagggtttccttttctccacaccctcttcagcatttattgtttgtagattttttgatgatggccattctgaccagtgtgaggtgatacctcattgtagttttgatttgcatttctctaatgattagtgatgttgagcatactttcatgtgtttgttggcaatctgtatatcttctttggagaaatgtctgtttaggtcttctgcccatttttcgattgggttgtttgtttttttgatatagagctgcatgagctgcttgtatattttggagatgaatcctttgtcagttgctttgtttccaaatattttctcccattctgagggttgtcttttcatcttgtttatggtttcctttgcagtgcaaaagttttaagtttcattaggtcccatttgtttatttttgtttttatttccatttctctaggaggtgggtcaaaagggatcttgctgtgatttatgtcatagagtgttctgcctatgttgtcctctaagagtttgatagtgtctggccttacatttaggtctttaatccattttgagtttatttttgagtgtggtgttagggagtgttctaatttcattcttttacatgtagctgtccagttttcccagcaccacttattgaagaggttgtcttttctccattgtatattcttgcctcctttatcaaagataacatgaccatatgtgcatgggtttatctctgggctttctatcctgttccattgatctatatttctgtttttgtgctagtaccatactgtcttgattactgtcactttgtagtatagtctgaagtcagggaacctgactcctccagctccatttttctttctcaagattgctttggctattcggggtcttttgtgtttccatacaaattgtgaacttttttgttctagttctgtgaaaaatgccattggtagtttgatagggattgcattaaatctatagattgctttgggtagtatagtcattttcacaatcttgattcttccaatccaagaacatggtatatctctccatctggttgtatcatctttaatttctttcatcagtgtcttatagttttctgcatacaggtcttttgtctccttaggtaggtttattcctaggtatttattctttttgttgcagtggtaaatgggagtgtttccttaatttctctttcagaattctcatcattagtgtataggaatgcaggagatatctgtgcattaattttgcatcctgctactttaccaaattcattgattagctctagtagttctctggtagcatctttaggattctctatgtatagtatcatgtcatctgcaaacagtgacagttttacttcttcttttccaatttggattccttttatttctttttcttctctgattgctatggctaaaacttccaaaactatgttgaataatagtggtgaaagtgggcaaccttgtcttgttcctgatcttagatgaaatggtttcagtttttcaccattgaggacaatgttggctgtgggtttgtcacatatggcctttattatgttgaggtaagttccctctatgcctactttctggagggcttttatcataaatgtgtgttgaattttatcaaaagctttttctgcatctcttgagattatcatatggtttttatccttctatttgttaatatgggttatcacattgattgatttgcgtatattgaagaatccttgcattcctgggataaaccccacttgatcatgttgtatgatccttttaatgtgctgctggattctgtttgctagtattttgttgaggatttttgcatctatgttcatcagtgatattggcccttagttttctttctttgtgacatctttgtctggttttggtatcaaggtgatggtggccttgtagaatgagtttggaagtgttcctccctctgctatattttggaagagtttgagaaggataggtgttagcttttttctaaatgtttgatagaattcacctgtgaatccatctggttctgggcttttgtttgttggaagatttttaatcacagtttcaatttcagtgcttgtgattggtctgtttatattttctatttcttcctggttcagtctcgaaaggttgtgcttttctaagaatttgtccatttcttccaggttgtccattttattggcatatagttgcttgtagtaatctctcatgatcttctgTATTCCTGCaatgtctgttgttacttctcctttttcatttctaattctgttgatttgtgtcttctcccttttttccttgacgagtctagctaatggtttatcaattttgtttatcttctcaaagcaccagcttttagtttttttgatctttgctattgtttccttcatttcttttccatttatttctgatctttatgatttctttccttcagccaactttgggggtttttgtttttctttctctaattgctttaggtgtaaggttaggttgcttatttgagatttttcttgtttcttgaggtaggtttgtattgctataaacttccctcttagaactgcttttcctgcatcccataggttttgggtcattgtgttttcattgtcatctgtttctaggtattttttgatttcctatttgatttcttcagtgatctcttagttattttgtagtgtattgtttagacttcatgagtttgtattttttcagattttttcctgtaattgatatctagtctcatagcgttctggtcagaaaagatacttgatatgatttcaattttcttaaatttaccaaggcttgatttgtgacccaatatatgatctatcctggagaatgttccatgagcacttgtgaagaaagtgtattctgttgtttttggatggaatgtcctataaatatcaatttagtccatcttgtttaatgtgtcatttaaagcttgtgtttccttatttattttcattttggttgatctgcccattggtgaaaatggggtgttaaagtcccctactattattgtgttactgtcgatgtccccttttatggctgttagcatttgccttatgtattgaggtgctatgttgggtgcataaatatttacagcttatggattgatcccttgatcattatgtagtgtccttctttgtctcttgtaatagtgtttattttaaagtctattttgtctgatacgagaattgctactccagctttcttttgatttccatttgcatggaatatctttttccatcccctcactttcagtctgtatgtgtccctaggtctgaagtaggtctcttgtagacagcgtatatacgggtcttgtttttgtatccattcagtcagtctatgtcttttggtgggagcatttaatccatttacatttaagataattattgatatgtatgttcctattaccattttcttaattgttttgggtttgtttttgtaggtcttttccctcttttgtgtttcctgcctagaaaagttcctttagcatttgttgccaagctggtttggtggtgctgaattctctttgcttttgcttgtctgtaaaggttttaatttctccgtcgaatctgaatgagatctttgctgggtagagtaaccttggttgtaggtttttccctttcatcactttacccATTTTCTTAACTTAGACTGAAACTAATTTTTATCACATTGagttattatgaaaatttcaaattaaaatgcaAGCAAAATAGTTAGATATCATGCTTAGTGACGTTATAAATTCCAttagttttcttcaaaatttttacaGCCTATTGATAAAAATCtaagagaagcaaaataaaaataagcaaaacaagcACAAATCATGGCAGCATGACcttgaagggtagcagaatatgccaccatacaatatgcctctttggcataaggattattttgaccTAACAGGTGGTTTTAGATAATAGAATTTAAATTACTTGCTGGCCACAGGAGTCTGCGATACCAAATATCTCCTGCAAATACCTCTGGTATTATAGAAACtcaaatacaaaaaattattgaGCCACTTGGCTAAAAGAAATTAGTGCCTCTTCATGtacattcttttatttgtttggtaCAGAATGATTTGGTTCATGGGGCCTCTGAATAGATGCATATTTCAGTCTCTTGGTATTTTCCTTCTGATAGCCATCATTGTTGTCTCCCTGACGAGCTGTGTTCTCTCAAGGGTTTTATAGGTGTTCACAGCACCATTAATACATCAGATTGTCTCACTGTGCtttgagaaacagaaacaagatgAACAATGAGATGAACAGCAAAAACCTTCCTCAAAAGTGATTTCATAACCTATAAGTTTCACAGCGAAACAAGTCACGCTGCTGATAACTGAGAGTGTGCTAATAACAAACACATGAGAGGATGACCAAAAGGGGGGAATTGCTGAAGTAATTACATaaggaggccattagactgagATGGCTCGAATGCCTAGGTAGCCTGCATAAGCAAACCCAAACCCAAGCCAGATCTAATATCCGTTAATGCACTCGTATCCCAGAAAACGAATTTAAGAGCAACCAGTCACAAACATCCAACTAGGCTTTTGCAAGTAAGGTGGCCACTTAAGTtatagccaatcaaataatttcctttctttccttctgcctcatTTTTATAAAAGTCTTTCCCCCAGCTTGTGTTGGTGGAGTGCTCCTAACCACTTTCGGTTTGGCACTGCTGGATTTGAGTTGATAGTCCCTCAAATGAAGTCTTGAAAAAATTTTGGTGGGCCTCAGTTTACCAGATTGTAAATGATATTGTAtacttaatttttgtttaatgCCTTCATTGCCATATGTAGaatacaaatcaattttttgGGTTGATTTTGAATTCTGCAACCTTGATGAACTTTCTTATTAGTTGTagcagtggggtttttttttgggggggagcatTCCTTGGAATCAAGAAAATGATACCATTTGCAATAGCATCCAAAAATGTCAATTATCaaggaataaatctaataaaagatgAGTGAGATTTCTATAGTGAAAACTACAAATCATCATTAAGAGAAATTAGTAGAACTACATAAATGATGAGAATACAAAGTTTGGAGATCAATcataagagtaaatattttaaagatgtcagttctctctAAATTAATCTAAATTCAGTAAAAATCTCATTCACATCATGGCAAGGAATTTTGTTTGCTGGTTTCCTtgctagttttgttttgtttctttactgttttggggttttcttgttgttgttgttggtggtggtggtggtgtggagGATTGCCAAGCTGAATTAAAAAATTCACATGTAAATACTATAGTCTTAGATTAgccaagaaaattttgaaaaattagaaaaaaaaaaaacctggaagaaattcaGCACAAGATAATGAAAGCTATATGAGTTAACATTGTGTGATATATTAAGTGATATAGTGTGGTGTTGGCTCAAGTATAGACAAACTGCAcaacagaacaaaagagaaattcTAGAAACAGATCCCCTCACAAATGCAATGCTCTGGTCTATGGTGACACTGCAGAGCAATGGGGGAAAGacggtcttttcaataaatgctgcTACGTCATTTGAAGGTCCATTTAAGGAAATTTAATGTGACACCTAGTCAAATTTCAATAAAAACCAATTTCAGATGGATTGGAAAAATTTAGTAAGATTTAACATTGAAGCAAACGGGGCCTTGGATTTCAATTGACGGATGATCTATAAATTTCTTTATCAGATGTACCACTATACAGATTGTCtattttgagtcagttttggtaaattATATGGGGTAGATTAAAGAAGGGTACaaattatttgcatttatctCATGGAGACGTAGATTGTATATCCCCTCCCCTTAAATCTGGACTGACCCTATACTCACTTAGACCATTATAATGTGATGGAAATTACCCCACACAAGTTCTGAAGCTAAGTTTAAAGAAGTCTTGTAGCTTTTACTTTCCTCTCTTGGGAGTCCTGAGGCATCAGGCTTGTTTGCACAGCTGATGGAACCACATAGCCCACTTTAGAGGCACTGGAACTTCATGCAGAGGGAGAGAGTGTCTCAGTGTCCCAGATGAGCCTCCAGAGGACCCCAGCCCCAGCTACTGTCTGACTGCAGCCATGTGAGAGACCCTCCATGAAAACCACCCACTAAGCTCAACCAACTCTTAGAACTGTGAAAAATCATCAAATAGCTacagttttaagccactaagtttggggatgatttgttacacagaaatagaTCATGAAATTTAGTGTTTTTCAATGAATTTCATCTAAAATATCAAATCTACTGGCATAAAATTCTTTATAATATCTTCTTAGTATCTTTTTAATGCCTGTAGGATCTTTAGGAATATTATCTTTTACATTCCAGGTGTTAATAATTtctaatttagatttttttttcttctttagcaatCTTGTAggtgatttatttaaaaagtgaaagaaagaaaaccttctagttttgttaattttctttattatacatttattttcaattgtattaattttctcttttacctttattatttcctttcctctattTTTCAAGTTAAATTTACTTTTCCTAGATGCTTAAGATAAAAGTTTAGGtctctgatttttatatatttttccttttataatataagcatttaaatctataaatttccctctggagATTCCTTTGGTTGCATATCACATGTACTGAAAATCTATTTTAACATTCCCATAGTTTTCTAATTTCTCATCTGATTTATTCTTTAATAAGCCATGGATTATCTAGAAGTGTATTACTTCATTTCCCAAAACTGGCTACTATCTCAGCTAAATACTCCTGATTACAGAATACAGAAAACTCAAGATAAAACAGAGAATGAAGTAAAGAAACTACGAGACCCACATGTGACCAAAattcaggaataaaaataaaaactattattgAAAACCTCTTGTTGGGGCTCAGGGAAGGCTCTTCCCAAATATGTcacaatggcatattgattattttgaactgaagttacttaagaaatggccaatgcaagagggacactctgaccctccttctgtctccctgaaagcaggaaataaccTCTCATGTGAAAGATGCACTTCCTGCGTCTGGAGGTATGACACACTTATCACCAGAGACAGGAATTCAGACCAAGAAACctatataaacaaaccttgttgcGTCTTTAATTTATTGATACTACCTCAAGCCCAAACTTTGGTTAGGTTCTTCACTATTAGAGCAcccaaaacctaagtttctttgtcctgtcaattacTCACAaacttattgtttctttgtctaaaaagcaTAAAAGCtacctgctttggccacttcttaggtcctaTTTCTAGAGACCTCCATGCACgtgaattaaaatttgtttctttttctcttgctactcTGTCTTGCATCAATTTTATTAATAGTCTAGCCACAGGAACTCAGGAAGGATAGAGGGGGAAATTCTCACCCTCCCgctgcccaccctccccaccagacactccctttctctctccctctcttttttcttttttgcctatgTTTTTCCTTGAAGCTGTATCAGATGCTTCTCACTCCACgtttatttgagcaaaacttCGTAAAGAAATGTGGGTTAAAGATGTGTTCAGATGAAAGGGAGGCCAGAAGGCTTGAATATAAAAGGGACCAGGAAAGAATGAAGATAGGATACTGCCTTCAATATTCCGGATTTCCAGGTCAAGCGGCAGGGGCTGACGAAGCCATCAGAGAGGAGATTTTCTGCAGGAGCAAACCAGATCTTGAGAAAGCACTCTCTTTGTGGATTAAAAGCCCAACAGGAAACACTTTCATGCTGCAAAGTAGCTGAGCCAGAAGGTTCTTCCTCTTATGAGTGTCATTATCTTCACTTCAGTTTAGGAGTCCTGCAGAAGACAGACGATAGAGTTGTTTTTACTACAAGCTAATTCTACAAGCAGCTGCTTTCCCCCTCTCCCAGGGTCTCATGTTAAAGCAGTACTGTAAGAAGGGAAAAAACATTCCTAGAT
This genomic interval from Balaenoptera ricei isolate mBalRic1 chromosome 11, mBalRic1.hap2, whole genome shotgun sequence contains the following:
- the LOC132374601 gene encoding HLA class II histocompatibility antigen, DR alpha chain, producing the protein MAIIGVPIPGFFITVLISLQESWAITEDHVIIQAEFSLVPDQSGEFMFDFDGDEIFHVDLERKETVWRLEEFGNFASFQAQGALANIAVGKANLDIMIKRSNHTPNTNVPPEVTVLSNTPVEEGEPNILICFIDKFSPPAINVTWLQNGKPVTTGVSETVFLPRNDHLFRKFHYLPFVPSTEDVYDCKVEHWGLEEPLLKHWEYEAPTPLPETTENAVCALGLIVALVGIIVGTIFIIKGVRKGNTVEHRGPL